In the Vanessa cardui chromosome 10, ilVanCard2.1, whole genome shotgun sequence genome, one interval contains:
- the LOC124532902 gene encoding glucose dehydrogenase [FAD, quinone]-like — protein MIRAAESCPCPIREVGPPMALGCSSQFLLFMSILESFINGRCDLADPCNRIASRDEPDDSYDFVVVGGGTAGSVVAARLSENPQWKVLLLEAGGDEPTASAVPAWVTAYWGRKETDWSYNTEPQDKACKDSNGVCWWPRGKMLGGCSTINGMMYMRGNAADYDGWAVNGATGWSWFEVLPYFLKSEDNREIDKGVSGQYHNTGGPLPVQRFRYAPRFAHDIVSAGIEMGYPPTSDLNGETSTGFTITQTFNDNGSRYSTARAYLRPASKRENLHVILNALGSRVIIDPTTKKVTGVEYIKDGQKKTVGVTKEAILSGGTINSPQILLLSGVGPKETLDKFNIPVIKELPGVGQNLHNHVGVTLEFTLTKEPDVPELSWQSAMEYMLKRDGPLSATGMSQLTGKVNSRFASAGGRHPDVQFFFGGYYASCSDGSVGDADKLKDEKNKRTVTISAIALQPRSRGYLTLKSIDPEEPPLMQPNYFLHEHELNVAADAARIAYRLANTTILREKYGMEPTEGYGAECPGGGSNPTDEFFKCLAQLHTAPENHQVGTCKMGAKDDPMAVVDPQLKVYGIDGLRVVDASIMPTVPSGNTAAPAIMVAERGAEFILTRHQLFKNRFGQNVPDAGNYDTNADSNANRWTDNDSDNEHKWDQRWKPWDKNWHHLQWEQRPSYHDVDWQTKNKEKTDHQYVR, from the exons ATGATAAGAGCAGCGGAG TCATGTCCGTGCCCGATTCGGGAAGTGGGTCCACCCATGGCCCTCGGTTGTTCCAGTCAATTCCTGCTATTTATGAGCATTTTGGAATCGTTCATCAACGGGAGATGTGACCTCGCGGATCCCTGCAACCGGATAGCCAGTAGGGATGAACCAGACGACAGTTACGATTTCGTTGTCGTTGGAGGCGGGACCGCTGGATCAGTTGTCGCGGCAAGATTATCAGAAAACCCTCAATGGAAA GTGCTTTTATTAGAAGCTGGAGGAGACGAACCCACCGCATCAGCAGTACCAGCGTGGGTCACAGCGTATTGGGGCCGAAAAGAAACAGACTGGTCTTACAATACGGAACCCCAAGATAAAGCTTGTAAGGATAGTAATGGCGTTTGTTGGTGGCCCAGGGGGAAAATGCTCG GAGGCTGTTCGACAATAAATGGTATGATGTACATGCGCGGGAATGCTGCTGACTATGATGGATGGGCGGTTAACGGAGCGACAGGTTGGTCATGGTTCGAGGTGCTCCCCTACTTCCTCAAGAGTGAAGACAACAGGGAAATTGACAAAGGAGTCTCGGGACAGTATCACAATACTGGAGGTCCCTTACCAGTGCAGAGa ttccgATACGCACCTCGGTTTGCACACGACATCGTATCCGCTGGTATAGAGATGGGCTATCCACCAACAAGCGACCTTAATGGAGAGACCTCTACTGGTTTTACTATCACACAGACATTTAATGA taaCGGTTCAAGATACAGTACAGCTCGTGCGTATCTTCGGCCAGCATCAAAGAGAGAGAATCTACACGTAATACTCAATGCCCTGGGTTCGCGCGTTATCATAGATCCTACTACTAAGAAAGTCACCGGCGTGGAGTACATTAAGGATGGGCAGAAGAAGACCGTTGGTGTCACAAAGGAG GCAATTCTATCTGGAGGTACCATAAATTCTCCCCAAATTCTACTTTTGTCTGGCGTCGGACCCAAAGAAACATTAGACAAATTTAATATACCAGTAATTAAAGAGTTGCCTGGAGTTGGACAGAACCTCCACAATCACGTAGGAGTGACACTTGAGTTCACACTCACCAAGGAACCTGATGTACCTGAGTTGTCGTGGCAGAGTGCAATGGAGTACATGTTGAAGAGAGATGGGCCTTTATCTGCTACTGGAATGTCACAG CTAACAGGCAAAGTAAACTCTCGATTCGCATCAGCCGGAGGACGCCACCCGGACGTGCAATTCTTCTTCGGCGGTTATTACGCGTCGTGCAGCGACGGTTCAGTCGGAGATGCTGACAAGTTAAAAGATGAAAAAAACAAGAGGACTGTTAC GATATCGGCCATAGCTCTACAGCCCCGCAGCAGAGGTTACCTTACACTCAAGTCCATAGACCCCGAAGAGCCACCGCTGATGCAACCGAACTACTTCCTGCACGAACACGAGCTGAATGTTGCAGCGGACGCAGCGAGGATAGCGTATCGTCTTGCTAATACTACG ATTCTCCGAGAGAAATACGGTATGGAGCCAACGGAAGGCTACGGCGCCGAATGTCCAGGAGGCGGAAGTAACCCCACTGATGAGTTCTTCAAATGCTTAGCGCAGTTACACACGGCACCGGAAAACCACCAAGTCGGTACTTGCAAGATGGGAGCCAAAGATGATCCGATGGCGGTGGTCGACCCACAGTTAAAAGTTTACGGAATAGACG GACTCCGGGTAGTGGACGCTTCGATAATGCCCACCGTGCCGTCTGGCAACACCGCCGCGCCCGCCATCATGGTCGCGGAACGAGGCGCCGAATTCATTCTAACCAGACACCAACTCTTTAAGAATCGCTTTGGACAAAATGTTCCCGATGCTGGAAATTATGACACGAACGCTGACAGTAATGCAAACCG ctGGACTGATAATGATTCTGATAATGAGCATAAATGGGACCAGCGCTGGAAGCCCTGGGACAAGAACTGGCATCACTTGCAGTGGGAGCAGAGGCCGAGCTACCACGACGTCGACTGGCAGACcaagaataaagaaaaaaccgACCACCAGTACGTTCGATAA